Proteins from one Nakamurella multipartita DSM 44233 genomic window:
- a CDS encoding NUDIX hydrolase: MSAPPLAPVTEADRTLHADVTAVLAAWPAPNPGQAAVREAFLGFLAARPDATRRQCAPGHITASAVVLSADRRQVLLTLHPRIGRWVQLGGHCERTDRTLAGAALREATEESGIDGLLIDPVPVHLDVHPLTCSLGLPTRHFDVRFRIIAPAGARPVISHESDDLRFWPVDDLPPGFDRADRELIAAALGSS; encoded by the coding sequence GTGAGCGCCCCGCCGCTGGCCCCGGTCACCGAGGCCGACCGGACCCTGCACGCCGACGTCACCGCGGTGCTGGCGGCGTGGCCGGCTCCCAATCCCGGCCAGGCCGCCGTGCGCGAAGCCTTCCTGGGGTTCTTGGCCGCCCGCCCCGACGCCACCCGGCGCCAGTGCGCGCCCGGCCACATCACCGCCAGCGCGGTCGTGCTCAGCGCCGACCGGCGGCAGGTGCTGCTCACCCTGCACCCGCGGATCGGTCGCTGGGTGCAGCTCGGCGGGCACTGCGAACGCACCGATCGCACCCTGGCCGGCGCGGCCCTGCGGGAGGCCACCGAGGAGTCGGGCATCGACGGGCTGCTGATCGACCCGGTCCCGGTGCACCTGGACGTCCATCCGCTGACCTGTTCGCTGGGCCTGCCGACCCGGCACTTCGATGTCCGCTTCCGGATCATCGCCCCAGCCGGCGCGCGCCCGGTGATCTCCCACGAGTCCGACGACCTGCGTTTCTGGCCGGTCGACGACCTGCCGCCCGGGTTCGACCGCGCCGACCGGGAGCTGATCGCGGCTGCCCTGGGCTCGAGCTGA
- a CDS encoding DUF7910 domain-containing protein, whose product MSRRSLLRTGAAVAAIGLYGALGAGTAGAAPVAGGAGACGAPADDPHFASRVGAVQRMSVAAAVETSYNGWSVGTPASAIGVANYVVPGTSISIPVRSDVATVLIHLADRFNREVEGLRSGQVWGYDYRRNVNNPSVWSNHASGTAIDLNSALHPNGAKGSFTSSQVSAIRNILSFFGDVIYWGGDYRGTTDEMHFEIDVAPGDSRLKSVVAAIGDRTLSGTRVTLRSLANNKFVCADNGGASELIANRGVAQAWEQFMMINRGGSAVALRSMANNMYVCADNGGASPLIANRSSVLGWETFDLIRNSNGTVSLRSWANGKFVCAEYGGALSLRANRDVAQTWEQFQMQTV is encoded by the coding sequence ATGTCAAGGCGCAGCCTTTTGCGGACGGGTGCGGCAGTCGCGGCGATCGGTTTGTACGGCGCGCTGGGCGCGGGGACCGCAGGGGCCGCGCCTGTCGCCGGCGGTGCCGGAGCGTGCGGTGCGCCCGCGGATGATCCGCACTTCGCGTCGCGAGTCGGGGCCGTCCAGCGCATGTCTGTAGCCGCCGCGGTCGAGACGTCCTACAACGGTTGGTCGGTGGGCACCCCGGCATCAGCGATCGGTGTGGCCAACTATGTCGTGCCGGGTACGTCGATCTCGATTCCGGTTCGGTCCGACGTCGCGACGGTCCTGATCCACCTTGCCGACCGTTTCAATCGGGAAGTCGAGGGGTTGCGGTCCGGCCAAGTGTGGGGCTACGACTACCGACGGAATGTCAACAATCCCAGCGTGTGGTCCAATCACGCTTCGGGTACGGCGATCGACCTCAATTCGGCTCTTCACCCTAATGGGGCAAAGGGATCATTTACATCGAGTCAGGTTTCGGCCATCCGGAACATTCTGAGCTTCTTCGGGGATGTCATCTACTGGGGTGGCGACTATCGCGGCACGACCGACGAGATGCACTTCGAGATCGATGTCGCCCCGGGTGACAGCCGGCTCAAGTCGGTCGTGGCCGCCATCGGAGACCGGACGCTCAGCGGCACCCGCGTCACGCTCAGATCGCTTGCCAACAACAAGTTCGTCTGCGCCGACAACGGGGGCGCCAGCGAGCTGATCGCGAACCGCGGCGTGGCGCAGGCGTGGGAGCAGTTCATGATGATCAACCGGGGCGGCTCAGCGGTCGCGCTCCGGTCCATGGCGAACAATATGTACGTGTGTGCCGACAACGGCGGTGCCTCCCCGTTGATCGCCAACCGGTCGTCCGTGCTCGGCTGGGAGACCTTCGATCTGATCCGCAATTCGAACGGCACCGTCAGCCTGCGGTCGTGGGCGAACGGGAAGTTCGTCTGCGCCGAGTACGGCGGAGCACTCTCGCTGCGGGCGAATCGCGACGTGGCCCAGACCTGGGAGCAGTTCCAGATGCAGACGGTCTAG
- the manB gene encoding mannose-1-phosphate guanylyltransferase — translation MTQPKSDPNSDTVDAVILVGGQGTRLRPLTLSAAKPMLPTAGVPFLEHMLSRIHAAGMTHVVLGTSYKAQTFAEYFGDGSAFGLDIEYVVEDEPLGTGGAIRNVADRLRADTAVIFNGDILSGLDLTALLATHRHLAADVTLHLVEVADARAFGSVPTDPDGRVTAFLEKTEHPPTNQINAGCYVFKRSVLEAIPAGRVVSVERETFPGLLESGAVLAGHVDSTYWLDLGTPAAFVTGSADLVRGVAPTAALPGPVGDALILDGASVAATASVIGGSTVGRGVVIEAGAVVDGSVIFDGARVDRDARITRSVIGSDARIGADSIVDDAVIGDRALVGARCELRSGIRVWPDVNLPAGSVRFSTDG, via the coding sequence GTGACTCAGCCGAAATCCGACCCGAATTCCGACACCGTCGACGCCGTGATCCTGGTGGGTGGCCAGGGGACCCGGCTGCGGCCGTTGACCCTGTCGGCGGCCAAGCCGATGCTGCCGACCGCGGGTGTGCCCTTCTTGGAGCATATGCTGTCGCGGATCCACGCGGCCGGCATGACCCACGTCGTGCTGGGGACGAGCTACAAGGCGCAGACCTTCGCGGAGTACTTCGGTGACGGGTCGGCATTCGGCCTGGACATCGAGTACGTGGTTGAGGATGAACCGCTGGGCACCGGCGGCGCGATCCGCAACGTTGCTGACCGTCTGCGCGCCGACACCGCGGTCATCTTCAACGGTGACATCCTCTCCGGGCTCGATCTGACAGCGCTGCTGGCCACCCATCGGCACCTGGCCGCGGATGTCACCCTTCATCTGGTCGAGGTCGCGGACGCCCGGGCGTTCGGGTCCGTGCCCACCGATCCGGACGGCCGGGTCACTGCCTTCCTGGAGAAGACCGAGCATCCGCCGACCAACCAGATCAACGCGGGCTGCTACGTCTTCAAGCGTTCGGTGTTGGAGGCGATCCCGGCCGGTCGGGTGGTCTCGGTCGAGCGGGAAACATTCCCGGGCCTGCTGGAGTCCGGGGCCGTGCTGGCCGGGCACGTCGACTCGACCTACTGGCTGGACCTGGGTACCCCCGCCGCGTTCGTGACCGGCTCGGCCGATCTGGTTCGCGGAGTGGCGCCGACGGCGGCCTTGCCCGGGCCGGTCGGCGACGCCCTCATTCTGGACGGCGCCTCGGTCGCGGCAACCGCGTCGGTGATAGGCGGTTCGACGGTGGGGCGGGGGGTGGTCATCGAAGCCGGCGCGGTGGTCGACGGTTCGGTGATCTTCGACGGGGCCCGGGTTGATCGAGACGCCCGGATCACCCGATCGGTGATTGGGTCGGACGCCCGGATCGGCGCCGATTCCATCGTCGATGATGCGGTGATCGGCGATCGCGCACTCGTCGGTGCCCGCTGTGAACTGCGGTCGGGTATCCGTGTATGGCCCGATGTCAACCTTCCCGCCGGCAGTGTCCGGTTCTCGACGGACGGCTAG